From Coffea arabica cultivar ET-39 chromosome 2e, Coffea Arabica ET-39 HiFi, whole genome shotgun sequence, the proteins below share one genomic window:
- the LOC113731692 gene encoding chlorophyll a-b binding protein CP24 10A, chloroplastic-like has translation MAATSAAVLNGLGSPFLTGGKKSQALLASPTAARVGGAAAVAPKRLVVVAARPPKKSWIPGVRTGPGILDPEHLDGSLPGDYGFDPLGLGKDPAFLKWYREAELIHGRWAMTAVVGIFVGQAWSGIPWFQAGADPGAIAPFSFGSLLGTQLLLMGWVESKRWVDFFNPDSQSVEWATPWSRTAENFANATGEQGYPGGKFFDPLGVAGTLRDGVYIPDNEKLERLKLAEIKHARLAMVAMLIFYFEAGQGKTPLGAIGLSAV, from the exons ATGGCTGCCACATCTGCTGCAGTACTAAATGGATTGGGCTCTCCCTTCTTGACTGGTGGAAAGAAAAGTCAGGCCCTGCTGGCTTCACCAACTGCAGCTAGAGTCGGTGGTGCTGCTGCTGTTGCTCCAAAGAGATTAGTTGTggtagctgctcgtcctcccAAGAAGTCATGGATTCCTGGTGTTAGAACTGGTCCAGGCATCCTTGACCCTGAGCATCTCGATGGCTC GCTCCCTGGTGACTACGGTTTTGATCCACTTGGTCTTGGCAAGGATCCAGCATTCTTGAAATGGTATAGAGAAGCTGAGCTCATTCATGGCAGATGGGCAATGACTGCGGTTGTTGGAATCTTTGTTGGCCAGGCATGGAGTGGTATCCCATGGTTTCAAGCTGGCGCTGACCCTGGTGCCATTGCACCCTTCTCCTTTGGTTCGCTCCTCGGTACTCAACTCCTACTCATGGGGTGGGTTGAGAGCAAAAGATGGGTTGATTTTTTCAACCCTGACTCACAATCTGTAGAATGGGCCACACCATGGTCTAGAACTGCTGAAAACTTCGCAAATGCTACTGGTGAACAAGGCTATCCTGGCGGAAAATTCTTCGACCCACTGGGAGTTGCTGGAACACTCAGGGATGGAGTTTACATTCCTGACAATGAGAAGCTTGAGAGACTAAAGTTAGCAGAGATTAAGCACGCAAGACTTGCTATGGTAGCTATGCTAATTTTCTACTTTGAGGCAGGCCAAGGAAAGACACCCCTTGGGGCTATTGGTTTGTCAGCTGTATAA